The following proteins are co-located in the Streptomyces sp. NBC_00435 genome:
- a CDS encoding NDP-sugar synthase, translating into MTEAILLVGGQGTRLRPVTVNTPKPMVPAAGVPFLAHQIARAAAAGVTHVVMATCYLAEVFEPYFGDGSAFGLTLEYVVEDEPLGTGGAIRNAAQRLTGGPDSPVLVFNGDILTGLDIAGLVESHRTADADVSLHLVRVEDPRAFGLVPTDSDGRVLAFTEKPQTPEEIITDQINAGCYVFRRSVIDSIPAGRPVSVERETFPGLLASGARLHGVTEDTYWLDLGKPESFVQASADLVRGVVSSPAVPGPRGESLVLPGALVADGAKLTGGTVVGAGARIEAGAVVQGSIVLDGATVGPDTHVNASLIGAGAHVGPRTVLDGAVIGDGAVVGADNELRAGVRVWCEAEVPAGAVRFSSDR; encoded by the coding sequence ATGACGGAAGCGATCCTGCTGGTCGGTGGGCAGGGGACGCGACTGCGCCCCGTCACGGTCAACACCCCCAAGCCGATGGTCCCGGCCGCGGGCGTGCCGTTCCTCGCCCATCAGATAGCCAGGGCCGCCGCCGCGGGCGTGACCCACGTGGTCATGGCCACCTGCTACCTGGCCGAGGTGTTCGAGCCCTACTTCGGTGACGGATCCGCCTTCGGCCTCACCCTCGAGTACGTCGTCGAGGACGAACCGCTCGGCACCGGCGGCGCCATCCGCAACGCCGCGCAGCGCCTGACCGGCGGCCCCGACTCCCCGGTCCTCGTCTTCAACGGCGACATCCTGACCGGCCTGGACATAGCCGGCCTGGTCGAGTCCCACCGGACGGCCGACGCCGACGTCTCCCTGCACCTCGTGCGGGTCGAGGACCCCCGCGCGTTTGGCCTGGTGCCCACCGACTCCGACGGGCGGGTGCTGGCCTTCACCGAGAAGCCGCAGACCCCCGAAGAGATCATCACCGACCAGATCAACGCCGGCTGCTACGTCTTCCGCCGCAGCGTGATCGACTCCATCCCCGCCGGCCGGCCCGTCTCCGTGGAGCGCGAGACCTTCCCCGGCCTGCTCGCCTCCGGCGCCAGGCTGCACGGAGTCACCGAGGACACGTACTGGCTGGACCTCGGCAAGCCCGAGTCCTTCGTCCAGGCCTCCGCGGACCTCGTCCGCGGCGTCGTCTCCTCCCCGGCCGTCCCCGGCCCCCGCGGCGAGTCCCTGGTCCTGCCCGGCGCACTGGTCGCCGACGGCGCGAAACTGACAGGCGGTACCGTGGTGGGCGCCGGAGCCCGGATCGAGGCGGGAGCCGTCGTCCAGGGTTCCATCGTGCTGGACGGCGCGACCGTCGGCCCGGACACGCATGTCAACGCCAGCCTCATCGGTGCCGGCGCCCATGTGGGACCGCGCACCGTCCTGGACGGAGCGGTCATCGGTGACGGCGCCGTCGT
- a CDS encoding acyl-CoA dehydrogenase family protein — protein sequence MAGSADFDLYRPAEEHDMLRESVRALAEAKIMPFAAAVDEESRFPQEALDALVASDLHAVHVPETYGGAGADALATVIVIEEVARVCASSSLIPAVNKLGSLPVILSGSEELKAKYLGPLAKGDAMFSYALSEPDAGSDAAGMKTRAVRDGDFWVLNGVKRWITNAGVSEYYTVMAVTDPEKRSKGISAFVVEKGDEGVSFGAPEKKLGIKGSPTREVYLDNVRIPADRMIGAEGTGFATAMKTLDHTRITIAAQALGIAQGALDYAKGYVQERKQFGKPIGDFQGVQFMLADMAMKIEAARQLTYAAAARSERVSAGGAHEDLTFFGAAAKCFASDVAMEVTTDAVQLLGGYGYTRDYPVERMMRDAKITQIYEGTNQVQRIVMARNLP from the coding sequence TTGGCGGGTTCTGCCGACTTCGACCTGTACCGTCCGGCCGAGGAGCACGACATGCTCCGCGAGTCCGTCCGTGCGCTCGCCGAGGCGAAGATCATGCCCTTCGCCGCCGCGGTCGACGAGGAGTCCCGCTTCCCGCAGGAGGCCCTCGACGCCCTGGTCGCCAGCGACCTGCACGCCGTCCACGTGCCCGAGACCTACGGCGGCGCCGGCGCCGACGCGCTCGCCACCGTGATCGTGATCGAGGAAGTGGCCCGCGTCTGCGCCTCCTCCTCCCTCATCCCGGCCGTCAACAAGCTCGGCTCCCTCCCGGTGATCCTCTCCGGCTCCGAGGAGCTCAAGGCGAAGTACCTCGGCCCGCTGGCCAAGGGCGACGCGATGTTCTCGTACGCGCTCTCCGAGCCGGACGCCGGCTCCGACGCCGCCGGAATGAAGACCCGCGCCGTACGCGACGGGGACTTCTGGGTCCTCAACGGCGTCAAGCGCTGGATCACCAACGCGGGCGTCTCCGAGTACTACACGGTCATGGCCGTCACCGACCCGGAGAAGCGCTCCAAGGGCATCAGCGCCTTCGTCGTGGAGAAGGGCGACGAAGGCGTCTCCTTCGGCGCCCCGGAGAAGAAGCTCGGCATCAAGGGCTCCCCGACCCGCGAGGTCTACCTCGACAACGTGCGCATCCCCGCCGACCGCATGATCGGCGCCGAGGGCACCGGATTCGCCACCGCGATGAAGACCCTCGACCACACCCGGATCACCATCGCGGCCCAGGCGCTCGGCATCGCGCAGGGCGCCCTGGACTACGCCAAGGGCTACGTCCAGGAGCGCAAGCAGTTCGGCAAGCCGATCGGCGACTTCCAGGGCGTCCAGTTCATGCTCGCGGACATGGCCATGAAGATCGAGGCCGCCCGCCAGCTGACCTACGCGGCCGCCGCCCGCTCGGAGCGCGTCTCCGCCGGGGGCGCCCACGAGGACCTCACCTTCTTCGGCGCCGCGGCCAAGTGCTTCGCCTCCGACGTGGCCATGGAGGTCACCACCGACGCGGTCCAGCTGCTCGGCGGCTACGGCTACACCCGCGACTACCCGGTGGAGCGCATGATGCGCGACGCGAAGATCACCCAGATCTACGAGGGCACCAACCAGGTCCAGCGGATCGTCATGGCGCGGAACCTTCCGTAA